The genome window TTTTCCCTGTCGAAACGCTTCGCGTTTCTGTGCGGGCGCACAGCCTGCCCTGTCGAAACACTTCGCCTTTCTGCGTATTCCCAGAAAAATTATTCCACCCGCTTTTACGCCTGCCGCAAAAGTGCTTCAATCGCCTGCTCAATATCTTCCGGCTTATCAGCCGGCGCGTATCTGGCTACCACCGCGCCGCTTTGATCAATTAAAAACTTGGTAAAGTTCCACTTGATGGCGCCGCCTAAAAGTCCGCTCTTTTCTTTTTTCAGATACTCATACAGCGGCTCGGTATTTTTGCCGTTAACGCAAATCTTGGCAAACTGCGGAAAACTAACCTGATAATTAAGCTGGCAAAAACTCTTGATTTCTGCCTCGCCCTCCGGCGCCTGCCCACCGAATTGATTGCAGGGAAAGTCCAAAATCTCAAATCCGGCCGACCGGTACTTTTCATACAATGCCTGTAAGCCTTGATACTGCGGCGTAAAGCCGCAGCGGGTAGCGGTATTGACAATCAGCAGCACCTTGCCCCGATATGCCGATAAACTCACTTCCTGTCCACTCATGTCCTTAACTGTAAAATCATAAATATTCATTACTTTTTTGAAACTCCTTTTGCTCTTTTCCATCCTTTACGCT of Lachnospiraceae bacterium oral taxon 500 contains these proteins:
- a CDS encoding glutathione peroxidase: MNIYDFTVKDMSGQEVSLSAYRGKVLLIVNTATRCGFTPQYQGLQALYEKYRSAGFEILDFPCNQFGGQAPEGEAEIKSFCQLNYQVSFPQFAKICVNGKNTEPLYEYLKKEKSGLLGGAIKWNFTKFLIDQSGAVVARYAPADKPEDIEQAIEALLRQA